In Gossypium arboreum isolate Shixiya-1 chromosome 5, ASM2569848v2, whole genome shotgun sequence, a single genomic region encodes these proteins:
- the LOC108452445 gene encoding WUSCHEL-related homeobox 9-like: protein MSSSNRHWPSMFKSKPCNTHHQWQHDINPSLMSGACQKAPYTSGCEERSPEPKPRWNPKPEQIRILEAIFNSGMVNPPRDEIRKIRAQLQEYGQVGDANVFYWFQNRKSRSKHKLRNLQNSKQQLQQNQQAPPITNISTISAPSSSSSSSEKSSPKGANKSTFSLSSTNVVDVSSSPTASVNQTYFHQPQNEFLNEPFFFPMQQPAGGSGFTQAFGFSELTNVIQVPEQTVGPCTSLLLSEILTHGASRKGEEKMDMQLQLSYSTMTTAPSTNPIAPHTDSTSATVTVPSNTHHIHGVGEPAAVGHGDLGRSTVFINDVAFEVTVGPFNVREAFGDDAILINSSGQPVLTNEWGLTLQSLQHGGFYYLVRSLSPFSI, encoded by the exons ATGTCTTCATCAAACAGACACTGGCCTAGCATGTTCAAATCCAAGCCCTGCAACACTCACCACCAATGGCAGCATGACATCAACCCATCTCTTATGTCAGGTGCTTGCCAAAAAGCCCCTTACACTTCAG GATGTGAAGAGCGTAGTCCTGAGCCTAAACCAAGATGGAACCCGAAGCCTGAACAAATTCGCATACTGGAAGCTATATTCAACTCCGGGATGGTTAACCCACCTAGGGATGAGATCAGGAAAATCAGAGCTCAACTGCAAGAGTATGGCCAAGTAGGCGATGCCAATGTCTTTTACTGGTTCCAGAACAGAAAATCAAGAAGCAAACACAAGCTGCGAAATCTCCAAAATTCTAAACAACAGTTGCAGCAAAATCAACAAGCTCCTCCTATCACTAATATCTCCACCATCTCTGCGCCTTCCTCTTCATCATCCTCATCCGAGAAATCTTCGCCAAAAGGAGCTAACAAGAGTACCTTCTCTTTGAGCTCTACAAATGTCGTTGACGTTTCCAGTTCTCCAACTGCTTCCGTGAACCAGACCTACTTTCATCAGCCTCAGAACGAGTTCTTGAACGAACCGTTTTTCTTTCCCATGCAACAGCCTGCTGGAGGATCCGGATTTACACAAGCGTTTGGCTTCTCAGAACTGACCAATGTGATTCAAGTCCCTGAACAAACAGTTGGACCCTGTACAAGTCTATTGTTGAGTGAGATCCTAACGCACGGAGCTTCAaggaaaggagaggaaaagatgGATATGCAGCTCCAGCTTAGTTACAGTACTATGACAACTGCTCCTAGTACTAACCCTATTGCTCCTCATACTGATTCCACCAGTGCTACAGTTACTGTTCCATCTAATACTCACCACATTCACG GTGTTGGGGAACCGGCTGCAGTGGGCCATGGAGATCTGGGTAGATCAACGGTGTTCATCAATGATGTTGCATTTGAGGTGACGGTGGGTCCGTTCAACGTGCGGGAGGCTTTCGGAGATGATGCAATCTTGATTAACTCCTCTGGTCAACCTGTCCTCACCAACGAGTGGGGCTTGACCCTTCAGTCCCTTCAACATGGTGGATTTTACTATCTGGTTCGCTCATTAAGCCCCTTTTCCATCTAA
- the LOC108453695 gene encoding transcription factor VOZ1-like isoform X1, which yields MGKGSRSNCKSASHKLFKDRAKNRVDDLQGMFLDLQFARKESRSVDVAVLEEQVHQMLREWKAELNEPSPASSLQQGGSLGSFSSDICRLLQLCEEEDDATSVLAAPKPEPNDQNLQVGDTAAFQEEGYGVNQGQHERGFPLVDHCKDSPSGVRTMPINNLDEATQLEYHQFDLHQDFEHFYTGFNGTGFSGEDAMLHTSSYLPSICLPPSAFLGPKCALWDCPRPAQVLDWSQDYCSSFHAALAMNEGPPGMGPILRPGGIGLKDGLLFAALSAKAQGKDVGIPECEGAATAKSPWNAPELFDLSVLDGESIREWLFFDKPRRAFESGNRKQRSLPDYSGRGWHESRKQVMNEFGGLKRSYYMDPQPLNHFEWHLYEYEINKCDACALYRLELKLVDGKKSAKGKSANDTVADLQKQMGRLTAEFPTDNKRYVKGRAKINAKVTVGNPYSTQNAVAPTSEKFDYGHGLQYDYLVDDLSGYYLT from the exons ATGGGGAAAGGTTCGAGAAGCAACTGCAAGTCTGCATCCCACAAACTCTTCAAGGACAGGGCAAAGAACCGGGTGGATGACCTGCAGGGGATGTTCTTGGATCTGCAATTTGCCAGGAAGGAGAGCCGCAGTGTAGATGTTGCAGTCCTTGAGGAGCAAGTCCATCAGATGCTTCGTGAATGGAAAGCAGAACTCAATGAACCTTCTCCAGCATCTTCATTGCAACAA GGAGGGAGTCTTGGTTCATTTTCATCAGACATTTGCCGGCTGCTGCAGCTTTGCGAGGAGGAAGATGATGCAACTAGTGTCCTAGCAGCTCCAAAGCCTGAGCCTAATGACCAAAATCTGCAAGTAGGAGATACTGCTGCTTTCCAAGAGGAG GGTTATGGAGTGAATCAGGGGCAACATGAGCGTGGCTTTCCATTAGTTGATCATTGCAAAGACTCACCTTCAGGAGTCCGTACCATGCCAATTAACAACTTGGATGAAGCTACTCAATTGGAATACCACCAGTTTGATTTGCATCAGGATTTTGAGCACTTCTACACAGGTTTTAATGGTACTGGTTTCTCTGGGGAGGATGCCATGCTTCATACTTCTAGCTATCTGCCAAGTATATGCCTGCCACCATCTGCATTCCTAGGTCCAAAGTGTGCACTTTGGGATTGTCCACGGCCAGCTCAGGTGTTGGACTGGTCTCAAGACTACTGTAGTAGCTTTCATGCTGCTTTAGCAATGAATGAAGGGCCACCTGGAATGGGCCCGATTCTGCGACCTGGTGGCATCGGCCTCAAGGATGGGCTGCTCTTTGCTGCTCTCAGTGCTAAGGCACAAGGAAAAGATGTGGGTATACCAGAATGCGAGGGGGCTGCAACTGCAAAGTCTCCATGGAATGCTCCTG AGCTCTTTGATCTTTCGGTTCTTGATGGTGAATCAATTAGGGAGTGGCTCTTTTTTGATAAGCCTCGAAGAGCATTTGAAAGTGGGAACAGGAAGCAGAGGTCTTTGCCAGATTACAGCGGGCGTGGCTGGCATGAGTCAAGGAAGCAAGTTATGAATGAATTTGGAGGACTGAAGAGATCATACTACATGGATCCTCAGCCACTGAACCATTTTGAATGGCACCTTTATGAATACGAAATCAACAAATGTGATGCTTGTGCCTTGTATAGGTTGGAGTTGAAGCTCGTTGACGGCAAGAAAAGTGCAAAAGGGAAATCAGCTAACGATACAGTTGCCGATCTGCAGAAGCAGATGGGAAGGCTCACTGCAGAGTTCCCAACTGACAACAAACGCTATGTCAAAGGAAGGGCTAAGATTAATGCAAAGGTCACTGTTGGAAATCCTTATTCCACCCAAAATGCGGTGGCACCAACCAGTGAGAAGTTTGATTACGGGCATGGTTTGCAGTATGACTATCTTGTCGACGATTTAAGTGGCTATTATCTAACATAG
- the LOC108453695 gene encoding transcription factor VOZ1-like isoform X2, which yields MGKGSRSNCKSASHKLFKDRAKNRVDDLQGMFLDLQFARKESRSVDVAVLEEQVHQMLREWKAELNEPSPASSLQQGGSLGSFSSDICRLLQLCEEEDDATSVLAAPKPEPNDQNLQGYGVNQGQHERGFPLVDHCKDSPSGVRTMPINNLDEATQLEYHQFDLHQDFEHFYTGFNGTGFSGEDAMLHTSSYLPSICLPPSAFLGPKCALWDCPRPAQVLDWSQDYCSSFHAALAMNEGPPGMGPILRPGGIGLKDGLLFAALSAKAQGKDVGIPECEGAATAKSPWNAPELFDLSVLDGESIREWLFFDKPRRAFESGNRKQRSLPDYSGRGWHESRKQVMNEFGGLKRSYYMDPQPLNHFEWHLYEYEINKCDACALYRLELKLVDGKKSAKGKSANDTVADLQKQMGRLTAEFPTDNKRYVKGRAKINAKVTVGNPYSTQNAVAPTSEKFDYGHGLQYDYLVDDLSGYYLT from the exons ATGGGGAAAGGTTCGAGAAGCAACTGCAAGTCTGCATCCCACAAACTCTTCAAGGACAGGGCAAAGAACCGGGTGGATGACCTGCAGGGGATGTTCTTGGATCTGCAATTTGCCAGGAAGGAGAGCCGCAGTGTAGATGTTGCAGTCCTTGAGGAGCAAGTCCATCAGATGCTTCGTGAATGGAAAGCAGAACTCAATGAACCTTCTCCAGCATCTTCATTGCAACAA GGAGGGAGTCTTGGTTCATTTTCATCAGACATTTGCCGGCTGCTGCAGCTTTGCGAGGAGGAAGATGATGCAACTAGTGTCCTAGCAGCTCCAAAGCCTGAGCCTAATGACCAAAATCTGCAA GGTTATGGAGTGAATCAGGGGCAACATGAGCGTGGCTTTCCATTAGTTGATCATTGCAAAGACTCACCTTCAGGAGTCCGTACCATGCCAATTAACAACTTGGATGAAGCTACTCAATTGGAATACCACCAGTTTGATTTGCATCAGGATTTTGAGCACTTCTACACAGGTTTTAATGGTACTGGTTTCTCTGGGGAGGATGCCATGCTTCATACTTCTAGCTATCTGCCAAGTATATGCCTGCCACCATCTGCATTCCTAGGTCCAAAGTGTGCACTTTGGGATTGTCCACGGCCAGCTCAGGTGTTGGACTGGTCTCAAGACTACTGTAGTAGCTTTCATGCTGCTTTAGCAATGAATGAAGGGCCACCTGGAATGGGCCCGATTCTGCGACCTGGTGGCATCGGCCTCAAGGATGGGCTGCTCTTTGCTGCTCTCAGTGCTAAGGCACAAGGAAAAGATGTGGGTATACCAGAATGCGAGGGGGCTGCAACTGCAAAGTCTCCATGGAATGCTCCTG AGCTCTTTGATCTTTCGGTTCTTGATGGTGAATCAATTAGGGAGTGGCTCTTTTTTGATAAGCCTCGAAGAGCATTTGAAAGTGGGAACAGGAAGCAGAGGTCTTTGCCAGATTACAGCGGGCGTGGCTGGCATGAGTCAAGGAAGCAAGTTATGAATGAATTTGGAGGACTGAAGAGATCATACTACATGGATCCTCAGCCACTGAACCATTTTGAATGGCACCTTTATGAATACGAAATCAACAAATGTGATGCTTGTGCCTTGTATAGGTTGGAGTTGAAGCTCGTTGACGGCAAGAAAAGTGCAAAAGGGAAATCAGCTAACGATACAGTTGCCGATCTGCAGAAGCAGATGGGAAGGCTCACTGCAGAGTTCCCAACTGACAACAAACGCTATGTCAAAGGAAGGGCTAAGATTAATGCAAAGGTCACTGTTGGAAATCCTTATTCCACCCAAAATGCGGTGGCACCAACCAGTGAGAAGTTTGATTACGGGCATGGTTTGCAGTATGACTATCTTGTCGACGATTTAAGTGGCTATTATCTAACATAG
- the LOC108453602 gene encoding OPA3-like protein, producing MVLPLLKLGTLALKTLSKPVAARLKKQAAYAPRFREFIVAIAQANHRITTRMQRRIYSHATDAAIRPLDEEKAVQAAVDLIGELFVFTVAGAVLIFEVQRSSRSEAKKEEARRKDLEAMKQRNEELATQVELLRHKLEELEQLAKRQGLSGIFKLKPANMEGEKLAKAA from the exons ATGGTACTGCCACTGTTGAAGTTAGGAACTTTGGCCTTAAAAACTCTGAGTAAGCCTGTAGCCGCTAGGCTCAAGAAACAAGCTGCGTATGCCCCTAGGTTCCGCGAGTTCATCGTCGCCATTGCTCAG GCAAACCATCGAATCACAACTAGAATGCAAAGGCGCATTTACAGTCATGCCACTGATGCTGCGATACGCCCCTTGGATGAGGAGAAAGCTGTTCAGGCTGCTGTAGATCTTATTGGGGAGCTTTTTGTCTTCACG GTTGCTGGAGCTGTCTTGATCTTTGAAGTTCAAAGAAGTTCTAGGTCGGAAGCCAAAAAGGAGGAAGCACGCCGAAAAGATTTGGAG GCAATGAAGCAAAGAAATGAAGAACTAGCAACACAAGTAGAACTTCTCAGGCATAAACTTGAAGAACTGGAGCAACTTGCTAAGCGACAGGGACTCAGTGGTATTTTCAAATTGAAACCTGCTAATATGGAGGGGGAAAAATTGGCCAAAGCAGCTTGA
- the LOC108453601 gene encoding syntaxin-61-like isoform X2, whose protein sequence is MSKAQDPFYIVKEEIQESIDKLQSSFHQWERILPDTGEQVHLTKELLANCESIEWQVDELNKTIDVAARDPSWYGIDNRELESRRRWTITACTQVGDVKKSVVARKENGNSASAMRRELMKLPISHQSDRSYQYSAEDNDDFIASESDRQMLLIKEQDEELDELSASVERIGGVGLTIHEELLAQEKIIDDLGTEMDSTTNRLDFVQKKVAMVMKKNIEELVGVISKC, encoded by the exons ATGTCTAAAGCTCAAGATCCATTCTACATCGTCAAAGAAGAGATTCAAGAATCT ATTGATAAGTtgcaatcaagttttcatcaatgGGAAAGAATTCTCCCCGACACTGGAGAACAAGTACATCTCACGAAAGAGCTACTTGCTAATTGTGAGAGCATCGAATGGCAG GTAGATGAGTTGAACAAAACAATAGATGTGGCAGCAAGAGATCCTTCTTGGTATGGCATTGATAATAGAGAACTTGAAAGCCGGAGAAGATGGACCATCACTGCTTGTACTCAG GTAGGAGATGTGAAGAAATCTGTAGTAGCCCGAAAAGAAAATGGTAATTCCGCAAGTGCAATGCGCCGTGAATTAATGAAACTGCCAATTTCGCATCAATCGGACAGATCATATCAGTATAGTGCAGAAGATAATGATGACTTTATCGCATCAGAATCAGATAGACAAATGCTTCTTATAAA GGAGCAGGATGAGGAGTTGGATGAACTTAGTGCAAGTGTTGAGAGAATTGGAGGTGTTGGCCTTACAATACATGAAGAACTTCTTGCACAG GAGAAAATAATAGATGACTTGGGTACTGAAATGGACAGTACAACAAACCGACTGGATTTTGTTCAG AAAAAAGTGGCTATGGTTATGAAGAAG AACATAGAGGAGTTGGTTGGTGTGATATCAAAGTGTTGA
- the LOC108453601 gene encoding syntaxin-61-like isoform X1 yields the protein MSKAQDPFYIVKEEIQESIDKLQSSFHQWERILPDTGEQVHLTKELLANCESIEWQVDELNKTIDVAARDPSWYGIDNRELESRRRWTITACTQVGDVKKSVVARKENGNSASAMRRELMKLPISHQSDRSYQYSAEDNDDFIASESDRQMLLIKEQDEELDELSASVERIGGVGLTIHEELLAQEKIIDDLGTEMDSTTNRLDFVQKKVAMVMKKASAKGQIMMILFLLVLFIILFILVFLT from the exons ATGTCTAAAGCTCAAGATCCATTCTACATCGTCAAAGAAGAGATTCAAGAATCT ATTGATAAGTtgcaatcaagttttcatcaatgGGAAAGAATTCTCCCCGACACTGGAGAACAAGTACATCTCACGAAAGAGCTACTTGCTAATTGTGAGAGCATCGAATGGCAG GTAGATGAGTTGAACAAAACAATAGATGTGGCAGCAAGAGATCCTTCTTGGTATGGCATTGATAATAGAGAACTTGAAAGCCGGAGAAGATGGACCATCACTGCTTGTACTCAG GTAGGAGATGTGAAGAAATCTGTAGTAGCCCGAAAAGAAAATGGTAATTCCGCAAGTGCAATGCGCCGTGAATTAATGAAACTGCCAATTTCGCATCAATCGGACAGATCATATCAGTATAGTGCAGAAGATAATGATGACTTTATCGCATCAGAATCAGATAGACAAATGCTTCTTATAAA GGAGCAGGATGAGGAGTTGGATGAACTTAGTGCAAGTGTTGAGAGAATTGGAGGTGTTGGCCTTACAATACATGAAGAACTTCTTGCACAG GAGAAAATAATAGATGACTTGGGTACTGAAATGGACAGTACAACAAACCGACTGGATTTTGTTCAG AAAAAAGTGGCTATGGTTATGAAGAAGGCAAGTGCTAAGGGCCAGATTATGATGATATTATTTTTGCTAGTTTTGTTCATTATTCTATTCATTCTGGTCTTCCTCACTTAG